In one Brevibacillus composti genomic region, the following are encoded:
- a CDS encoding O-antigen ligase family protein has translation MRETVLKWGSRSSTWLSLLMAYPIIDYVLRKFLPIPVVSSLWDEGLLIILLLFAFFAYIQGGRKLPAIKQPFIAFLVFGVALMVTDMTNWAASVEGFRAVYQYMFAFFIGFYLLADKQQFLQALKVLSAIGFIAGLYGVVQVVLGVETPLGWVQEGESTTTRAFSFVTSPNVLGSYMALIAPITVGLALYVTGRTERLIWFGAALTTLLALVLTGSRGAWIALAVALFVCCYVWKKRWAGYLVLAGIVGILGLYYVVPESTPVIGTIKNRIFTLFTPEYLEASMKAGRLERWVTAYDRMRLEPLFGVGLGHHGGAVGSRHFGTIYTDSYLFKSIAELGLIGVSLLIGLILMIFRYASKVVRSLIGKPEFFIVLGLFGGLIAVALHNMVENIFEVPFMSLYFWLFGGFLVALYADQSTEKRW, from the coding sequence ATGAGAGAGACTGTGTTGAAGTGGGGAAGCCGGTCTAGTACATGGCTGTCTTTGCTGATGGCCTATCCCATCATCGATTACGTCCTGCGAAAGTTCTTGCCGATCCCTGTCGTATCCTCATTGTGGGATGAAGGCTTGCTGATCATCCTCTTACTCTTTGCCTTTTTCGCGTATATCCAGGGCGGGCGAAAGCTGCCGGCGATCAAGCAGCCGTTCATCGCCTTTCTCGTCTTCGGCGTCGCGCTGATGGTCACCGATATGACCAACTGGGCTGCCAGTGTAGAGGGCTTTCGTGCTGTCTATCAGTACATGTTCGCCTTTTTTATCGGCTTTTATCTGCTGGCCGACAAACAGCAGTTCCTTCAAGCGTTGAAGGTTCTTTCCGCAATCGGCTTTATCGCCGGATTGTACGGCGTAGTCCAGGTGGTTCTCGGAGTGGAAACACCGCTGGGCTGGGTGCAAGAAGGAGAGTCTACCACGACGCGCGCCTTTTCCTTCGTCACCAGTCCCAATGTACTGGGCAGCTACATGGCCTTGATCGCCCCCATTACGGTCGGGCTTGCGTTGTATGTCACTGGCCGCACCGAACGCCTGATTTGGTTCGGAGCAGCCCTGACGACCCTTTTGGCGCTCGTTCTGACGGGGTCCCGCGGTGCCTGGATCGCCCTGGCTGTCGCCCTGTTCGTCTGCTGTTACGTCTGGAAAAAGCGCTGGGCAGGCTACCTCGTCCTCGCCGGAATCGTCGGGATACTTGGTCTCTATTACGTCGTACCCGAGTCCACGCCTGTCATCGGCACCATTAAAAACCGGATCTTTACGCTGTTTACTCCCGAATATCTCGAAGCGAGCATGAAGGCCGGCCGGCTGGAGCGATGGGTGACCGCCTACGACCGGATGAGGCTGGAGCCGCTATTCGGCGTCGGTCTGGGTCATCACGGCGGAGCCGTCGGTTCCCGTCACTTCGGAACCATCTACACGGACAGCTACCTCTTTAAGAGCATCGCCGAGCTGGGCTTGATCGGCGTCAGCCTGTTGATCGGGCTGATCTTGATGATCTTCCGCTACGCTTCCAAAGTGGTTCGCTCATTGATCGGCAAGCCCGAATTTTTCATCGTGCTGGGCCTGTTCGGCGGCCTGATCGCTGTCGCTCTTCACAACATGGTGGAAAACATCTTCGAAGTGCCGTTCATGTCGCTATACTTCTGGCTGTTCGGCGGCTTTTTGGTGGCGCTCTATGCGGACCAAAGCACAGAGAAAAGGTGGTGA